aaaatagattgctGAGGGGTTTGGTTTTTGGTCAAGTTATGATTCTGTTTGAACAGAGACCCAGCTCCCCTGCTGCCCTGATGCTGTGACATCTCACCCTCTCTCACtgtgtgtttctctctgtgtgtacgtgtgtgtctTGTATGTCTTTCTTCATCCTCCAGGTCCCCAGGTCCTGACCTGGCCTTCCTGACTTCCTGTCCTGACAAGAACAAAGTCCATTTCAACCCGACCGGCTCAGCCTTCTGCCCCGTCAGCCTGATGAAGCCCCTCTTCCCCGGCATGGGCTTCATCTTCCGTAACTGCCCCTCAAACCCGGGGTCTCCCCTTCCCCCGGCCAGCCCCAGGCCACCACCTCGGAAGGATCCAGAGGCCTCCAAGGCCTCCCCACTGCCCTTCGAGCCATGGCAGCGCACCCCACCATCAGAAGAGTCTGTGCTTTTCCAGAGCTCCCTGATGGTCTGAGGGTCCCATCCCTGCCCCACTTTACCATAGAGACCAGTGCCTTGGTGGCAGGTCCCTCCCCAGGTCCCCTGAGATGGGGTATGGAGGGGCCCTTCCCTCTCGGCCTTTGAGCACTTTCTTTCACTTACCGTGTCAAAGTCCTGGGTCCTCTTTTTGATGGGCACTGGCCCCTCTGAACGTGATGGGACCTGCCTTCTCCACTAGCAGCTGGGCAGCTCACAACTCACACCTGTGTACCTGCCACATCCCTCACTTGGTGGAAAACACCCAGAAGGTCTGGAGTCCCTCACCCCTGGGTGTCAGTCCAAATGACTGTATAGGAGGCCCTTATTTTTGTCACAGAGCAAGCTGGCCATGAATGAAGGAGAGAGGACGCCACagatttccttccctcccttccaggAGACCGTAAGATAGATCCCCCATCCTCTCAGCCCTATCCCCATGCCTCCCTCTCATTAGAGGAGCTGACCAAAGCAGTCCTAATGGGCCATAACACTTGACCAATTCAGCTGCTGGCAGAGGGAGGAAACAAGTGTTTTCCCAAGTGGCATTTT
The Papio anubis isolate 15944 chromosome 17, Panubis1.0, whole genome shotgun sequence genome window above contains:
- the FAM117A gene encoding protein FAM117A isoform X6, whose amino-acid sequence is MSLASPQPCGPASHEEHRGAAEELASTPNDKASSPGHPAFLEDGSPSPVLAFAASPRPNHSYVFKREPPEGCEKVRVFEEATSPGPDLAFLTSCPDKNKVHFNPTGSAFCPVSLMKPLFPGMGFIFRNCPSNPGSPLPPASPRPPPRKDPEASKASPLPFEPWQRTPPSEESVLFQSSLMV